From the genome of Salvelinus alpinus chromosome 19, SLU_Salpinus.1, whole genome shotgun sequence, one region includes:
- the mthfd2 gene encoding bifunctional methylenetetrahydrofolate dehydrogenase/cyclohydrolase, mitochondrial, giving the protein MATLRALRKLCQQSQHQVCSLHMSASRQEAVVISGRKLARQIREEARADVEQWVSTGNRRPHLSVVLVGDHAASHSYVLNKTRAAADVGISSETILKPSCISEEELMDLIYKLNTDHRVDGLLVQLPLPEHIDERRVCNAVFPGKDVDGFHVVNVGRMCLDQSTMLPATPWGVWEIIKRTGIPTLGKNVVVAGRSKNVGMPIAMLLHSDGRHERPGGDATVTISHRYTPKEQLRQHTRIADIVVAAAGIPNLITADMIKEGAAVIDVGINRVHDPLTGKDRLVGDVDFEGVRQKASFITPVPGGVGPMTVAMLMKNTIKAAKNLLLTPSERIRMVASS; this is encoded by the exons ATGGCAACGCTGAGAGCTCTGAGAAAATTATGCCAGCAATCGCAGCATCAAGTGTGTAGTCTACATATGTCAGCATCAAG ACAGGAAGCAGTGGTCATCTCAGGCAGGAAGTTGGCCCGTCAGATCCGGGAGGAGGCCAGGGCCGATGTTGAACAGTGGGTCTCCACTGGCAATCGGAGACCCCACCTGAGCGTGGTCCTTGTAGGAGATCATGCAGCCAGTCACTCTTACGTCCTGAATAAGACCCGAGCTGCAGCTGATGTTg GTATCAGCAGTGAGACCATCCTGAAGCCCTCCTGTATCTCTGAGGAGGAACTCATGGACCTGATCTACAAACTCAACACCGACCACAGGGTGGACGGCCTGCTGGTGCAGCTGCCTCTGCCAG AACACATTGACGAGCGGCGCGTCTGTAATGCTGTGTTCCCTGGCAAGGATGTGGATGGCTTCCACGTGGTCAATGTGGGCCGCATGTGCTTGGACCAGTCCACCATGCTGCCCGCCACTCCTTGGGGAGTCTGGGAAATCATCAAACGCACAG GAATTCCTACCCTTGGGAAGAATGTTGTGGTGGCGGGACGCTCCAAGAATGTGGGCATGCCCATTGCCATGTTGCTGCATTCAGATGGGCGTCATGAGAGGCCTGGGG GTGATGCCACAGTCACCATCTCTCACCGTTACACACCAAAGGAACAGCTCCGTCAGCACACAAGAATTGCAGACATCGTTGTTGCTGCTGCAG GGATTCCAAACCTCATCACTGCAGACATGATCAAAGAAGGAGCAGCTGTCATTGATGTTGGAATAAACAGAGTGCATGACCCTCTGACTGGCAAGGACAGACTTGTAGGGGATGTGGATTTTGAAG GTGTGAGGCAAAAGGCTAGCTTCATTACCCCAGTGCCTGGAGGAGTAGGACCCATGACAGTGGCCATGCTTATGAAGAACACCATCAAGGCAGCTAAGAACCTCCTGCTGACTCCCTCTGAGAGGATCCGCATGGTAGCCTCTTCATAA